The bacterium genome segment AAGGCCTTTCACCGCCGGGGCGGCCGCGCCCAGGAATGTGACCGCGCCCAGGTAGGTGCGGCCGGTAGCCGAGAACGGCTTGTACATCTCGATACTCCGGCTGCGGTAGGCGCCGCTTGTCAGCCAGTCTCTCAACTGGGCCGACAGGTCGCGCAGACGCGCCTGGAGCCTGTCCCCGGCCACGCGCAGGCTCTCGACCCAGCCGTGGGCCGGGCCGCTGCGCATGTGCTCCACTGTCACCGGGGCTTCCTGGAGCTGGGGGTCGTAGTCGGCTGCGATCTGCTCCAAATCCTCGGAGGTCAGTTCCACCTCCGCCGGAGCACCGCCCAGGCTGCCGCGCCAGCGGCCCACCCGCGCCACATCCCACCAACCGTCGATCCGCTTGTCGTCAAGCGCCTGCTTTTCCATCCTCTTCCCCCTCGTCTTGCGGTTGTTTATTCTCAGTTTCTTCTTCCGGGGCCTCATCCGGGACTGTTTCCGGTCCCTTCTCCGGCCCGCCGCGTCCGGCCAGGCAGGCCTCCTCGGTCAGCGGGGCCGGCACCCCGATCTGGCCGCGCAGCCAGGCCTCCGGCACGCGCAGGCCCAGGTCGTTCACCGCTGTGCTCACCGCGCCCAGGTAGGCCGCCAGGTCCTTTTCCTCCTCGTATGGGATACGGAATCGCGGGTAGCGCCCGCTCTCCGGCGGCCCGAAATTCAGGTCCACCAGGGTGCGGATCACCCGGTCGAGCTGCTCCTGCTGCCAGAGCGAGTCATCCTCCAGGATATGCTGCTGGCTCTTCTCCTGAAACCGCGCCAGGGCGAACGTGCCGCTCTCACTCTCCGTGCTCAGGGTCTGACCCAGGATCGCCTTGGCGTACTGACGGTCCACGTATTCCTGGATGATGAAGCGGAACACCTCGATCACACCCGCGCGGCCCACCTCGGTGATCTTGATCTCCGTGCCCTCGGGGCCGATCCCCACCGAGTTGCCCTGCATGCGCCGCAGCACGTCCAGAAGGGCATCCTGCTCCGTGCCGCTCGTGCCCTGTGGGTAGTTGGCCCACAGGTAGGGCGCGCCGAACTTTTCGATGAAGCGCACCAGTTCCTTGACCGCGTTGTTCTTGAAATACCAGAGCGGGTAGAGCTGAGCCAGCAGGCCCCGTCCGTAGGGGGTCTCGTCCGCGCCCCAGGTGTTGAGGATGAACTTATCGCGGGGCATGGCTTTCTCATCCGCCCCGGCCAGTCCCACCAGCACCAGGCGTCCCTCGCGGTCGAAACGGAAACGCTCCGGGTCGCGGTTGCGGAAACCGGCTATCCCCACCTCACCCTTCGGCCGGGCCTCGAACATGATCTCGGCCGGCGCGAACCCGTGCGACACCCCACGGAAAAACTGCCCGCGGCTGAGGTGAAAGCCCTCCACGCCCTCCAGCACGCGGCCCACCCAGTCGGCCAGCTCGATGTCGGCGCGGCCCTCGCCGCCGGGCGCCACACGCCAGCCCTGGGCGGTCACGTTCAGGGCGCGCAGGCGGAAACACAGCGCCAGCTGGCTGTCCTTGCGCAGCATCTCGTTGTACAGTTGCAGGCCCTCGCCGGAGTGCTCCTCCAGCGTGCGGTCGGGGTTGGGGGCCAGAGAGCCGAACACCGCGGCCAGCGGGTCGGCCTGCCAGCCCGACAACTCCCGCCCCACCGTGATCGCCATCCGCGAGCGCCCTCCACCGCGACGGCCGCGCGGCCGTTTTCTTTTCTCGCTTGTCAGCATCAGCCGAACACCTTCCTCAGTTGTTGAGTGCTTGTCCTGGGGCTCTCGAAATGGAACCCCTCGGGCCTGGAGACCTTCTCCAGCATCTGCAGCGCCATTTCCAACGCATCCGGGCCATCATCGTGCTCCGCCTTGGGGAACAGCCGCAACTGGTCGAGCAGGGAGTGCTGGCGTTTCTGGAAACGCAGTGTGCCGTTACACACCAGGGGCTGAAGGCGCTGGATTCGCAGAAGCTTGTCCTTGGTGCTCTTGATCCCCCGCACCGGCGGATAAATTCCGGCCTCTTTCGCCCGCCTCCGCAGCTCGTCCTTGAAAAATTCCTGGAACTGAACGCTCTCCACCCCGATCAGCGCGGGGGCGCGTCGGCTGTACAGCTCCAGCACCGCCTCGATGATCGAGTCCGGGCTGCGCTTCTCGATCTCCGCCTCCAGCACGTAGACCGCCCCCAGCTTGTCCCGTCCCAGGCAGATTATGGCCGAGGGATCGTTGTACCGTCCGGCCCCGCCCAGCGAGGGGTCGACCGCCGCCACCAGGGTCAGACCGGCCGTGTCCAGCTCGCTCTCCTCGAAATAGCGGAACCACTCCGGCTGGAACAGGCAGTCGCGCGGGTTGACCGGCTCGTTCTGGATTTCGCTGTCGAAACTGGCCGGGCCCTCGGCCACGCGCAGCTGCATCAGGTCGTAGTAGCTGCGGTGCGCGGGCCAGATCACCTGCGTGCCGTCCAGCATCCGCTCGCGGTTGGCCGCGAAGAAACCATCCGCCCGCGCCTTCCTCTGACGGGGCGGCTGCGACAGGTCGGTGAACAGACGCTCCCACTGCTCCCACAGCCCGTTCTCGGCGCTCCAGGCGATCACGCCCTGCCATTTGCGGCTGTAGAACACCGGGTTTTTCAGCAGACGCGGCAGAAGGCTGTCCGTGTGCAGCACCGTGCCGATCACCACGATCACCGCCTCTTTGGAGGCGCATTTGGAAAAAGCCTTGTAGAACCATTCGGTTATCCTGTCCCTCTGCTCCGCGGTGCGGCTGTTCCTATCGTTTTCCAGGTCGTCGCCGATCAGAAGGTCGGGCCGCCATTGACGGTTCCTGAGGCCGCGGATGCCGCCCCCGGTGCCGCGCGCGGTCACCTTGATCCCGTTGCGGGTGACTATCTCCTTGCGTGTCCAGAGCGGCCCGGGGCCGCAGAGTTCCGGGAAACTTTCAGCCAGCCGCGGGTTCGACTCCAGCTCGATCTTGATGTCCCCGACATGGCTCTGCGCCTGGGCCAGGGTGTCCCCGGCGATCAGGATGAAATGCCGCCGGGCCGTTTCCGGGTAGCAGATACACCACAGCGGCAGAAAGAGCGTGGCCAGGGTGCTCTTGGCGCTTTCGCGCGGCGCCGCCACCGCGATCCGCTGGCCCTCGCCGCCCCGCACCGCGCCTCCCAGAAGCTCGTACATCTCGCGGTGGAACCCGCTCTCCGGGGCGCGGCAGTAGTGTGGCAGGAACAGCCGGGCAAACAGGCCCACGTCCAGCTCGCCCTGAAGGCGGCGACGCTCAGGCTCCGGCAGCCTTTCGATACTGTCCCGCCAGCTCCCGGCGCTCTGTTTCTCCGAGGGTATGGATTCCGGCCGCCGCTTCCGCGAACTCCCGGCTGTTTGTCTCACCTGTCGGCCGCGCCTCCTTCCCCGCCCTTTTCCCGTTCCCGTAACCGTAGACACTGCGCATCCGGAACATCAGAGCTACCCGATTGCCATCCTGGACATGCTGGTCCAGTTGCTTCTCGTCACAAGCAATGGCCCGGTTTTCAGCCCTTTCCAGCGCCGCGGCCAACCGTGAGTCGTCCGCCAGCGCGGCTTGCAGCCCGGCCCAGCTCAGGTTGGCCCAGCCGCAGGCGCCCTTGCGGCTGCCCCCACGGCGCAGGTGCCGCAGAAGCCGGAGCAGGCGGGTGAACCCCAAACTCTCCGCGCAGTCTGTCTCCGCCGCCCTTTCCTGACTCATGTTTTCCCTTTTTCGCATCGGTCACCCCATCCTGGCGGCAATCGCCAGCCCGATCGTGGCCAGGGTGGCCAAGAGGCCTCCCACGCCGCCCCAGACCCCGGCTTTCACCTCCAGGCGCGCCACCGCCGGGATCAGCTCATCCAGCTTGCGCAGAAGGCGGGCCTGGCTGTCGTACAGACGGTCCAGGCGCTCATCCGAGAATTCCTGCTGCGCGTCCAGACGGGCGATCTCCCCCTCCTTCGGGCATTTCAGGCAGAGGGCGCCGCTGTCGTTTCTTTCCATCGCTCTGTCTCTCTCCGATTGGTTTGCCGACCGCCGGAGCGGGCGCTGTTGACTCCTCCGCTGCCCGCCCGGCCCCCGGTGGCCCGGCTTCCTCTGTCGCGGCCTGATGCCGTCCGAGGAGTAGCCTGACCCCGCTCCGTGCTGTCGGCTGTTCTCCGGCTGTGGAATCCGGATCGCTCTTTCCGCTGTCCGGGGGGTTGGACCACCGGGAGGGGCGCTGTTGCTTCCCGTCGGGCCGCCTACGTCGGCGTCCCTCTGGTTACGGCCCCTGGCCGTGTCGGGAGTGGCCTGACCCCGCTCCCGGCGGTCCTTCCCCCTGTCGCTCACCACCCGCGTTAATCGCTCACCCGCGTTCCGGTTTTCCGGGCCGGAACCACTGCCTGCTCTCAGTTCAGAACCGCCACTGCAACCCCGCCCGCCAGCGTGGGGCTTCTTCGCCCGGGTGCGGGTCGTAGCCGCCGTACAGTCCCAGGTTCCTCCGGTCGAGCCGCCCCAGAAGCCCCCGTTCGCCCCATTCGAGGCTCAGCCCTGGGCGGCTGACGGGGCCGAGAGGTTTTTTTGCAGCTCCGCCGAGATGATCCGCGGCGCGTTGCTCGAGGTCAGCCCGCGGCTCATTCCATCCGCCAGCGACTGGCCCAGCGCCCCCAGCGAGGGCACACCGCCGATCACCCCGATCGCCCACTCGATCACGCTGTCCGGCAGGTCGGGGAACAGCCCCCGTATCAGAAGCACCAACAGCGTGCCGCCGATCCCGGCCAGGACCATTTTCACTTTCTTGCTGTCGTTCATCCTTAGTCCTCCAGTTCAGTTTCCGCCTTTGCCTCTGCCGCGCCGGGTGCGGGCTCGGCAGGTCCCACCTGCACGTGCAGGTGCCCTCCCATCGAATTCACCTCGTGGAGCAGGGCGGTCCGGGCGCCCGCGCGTCCCAGGTAGGTGAAAGAGCTGTTGAGCCAGTCGCGCCAGGCCTCGGCCATGGCCTGCTCCAGGTCGCGCGTCCGGAAATCCGCCGCCCGGCCGTACTCGTGCGGTGACCGTCGCTGCGGGCTGTCCGGGTAGATCGCCCGTTGTTCCTCGTGGCTGCGCAGCAGGCAGGTCAGCACCGCCGGCCGGCCGCTGGCGCGCCAGTGCCAGTGGGCTGCCGCGGCCACGATCACGCGCAGGGCAGGGTGGAGGCTTTCCGGGTCGTTCCACTGCGCCTCGATCCGGCTGTCCTTGAAACCCAGATATGAAATTACATCACGTTCCGTGCGTTTCATTTTTGTCTCCTTTCGATTGTGTCGCTAATTTAATAACTTTTTGTTTGTTTTTCCAGCACGTTTGGTTCGTTTTGTTCGTTTAGAGCGCATAGAGCAAAATATTTTTTCGGCAGCCAGCCCCGCGACGCACAGCTCCGCTCCAGACAGCAGGACTTTACTTTTACAGCCGATATGGGTAGTATTGACCTGTAGGGAGGTGGAAGCGGCGGCCGTTACAACCAGTTCCAGCCAGATTGGGGAGGATGACGGCAATGAAGACACAGGATGTTTTCAACGGAGTGGCCCGCGAGGAGAAAGAGGGCGGGGAGTCCCCGGCGCGCGTGGTCCAGGTGCTCGATCCGTTCAACCTGGTGATCGATAGGGGACGGAACATGGGAGTGGAACGAGGGGAAGTCTTCGAAGTCTATCGCCCGCAGGAGAGCGCCGTGCTGGCCGGGGAGGCGCCGCAGGTGTTCATCAGGGGCCTGGCAGAGGTGGTCGCGGTGTACAAAAAGACCGCCGCCCTGCGCTCGATCACCCCGGCTTTCATTATCGAGCGGCCATCGGCCATACCCGGCTACCTGGGCGGCCCGCAGATCGAGGTGGTGAGCGGCGACAGCGGCCGGATCGCCCCGTTCGAGGATCCGCAGGTGGGAGATCTGGCCCGGCCGGCCCACGGCGCGGATTGACCGGCCGCTCTCACCGTCCGCGCTTTATCTCGCCCGCGCCAGGCCGAACTTGAACATCGCCGGCCCGGCCACCTGGAAAATGGCGATCGAGCCGATCACCACATTCCTGAAAGTCGCACTCTCAGCTTGCCCGCCACGAAAGCGCCCAGCATCAGGAAACCGAACTGAAGCGAGAGCGGGGGAAACAGGCTTTGTGCAGTGGGAAGGTGCAGCAGGGACAGCATCAGCAGGACCAGGGCAGCCAGTCCGAATATACGGCTCATGGTCGGTCTCCGCTTGAGGGGTCAGCCGGCCCTGGCGGCGTTGCGCGCCGCGGCGGTCTCGCCCGCCCGGCTCAGGCTCCACTTGAACAGGGCCGGTCCGGCGCTCTCGAACAGGGCGATCGAGCCTATCAGCACATCCCGGTACAGCTCGCCCCAGCCCGGGAACGTGGCGGCCACGATCACCGCCAGGCTGAGTGCCACTCCGCTCTGGCTGAGCAGCCCCAGCCAGACCGTGCCGCGCACCGGCTGATTCTCGCCAGCCGCCCTCGCCCCGGCTGTGGCCCCCAGCCAGACAAACAGCGTGCGCGAGGCCACCAGCGCCGCCGCCAGCTCCCAGCCCGCCGCCAGGCGTCCCAGGTCGATCTTCGCCCCGGCAATGGCGAAAAACACCACGTATATCGGCAATGCCCCGCGCTCAATCGCCTCGACGAACTCACGCCCGCGGTCCGACAGGTTGTTGATCAGAAGGCCAGCGCTCAGGCAGATCAGCAGGGTGTGAAGGTGCAGGTGCGCCGCCGCCTCGGCGGTCAGGAAACTGACCGCGATCACGAACAGGGTCAGCTCGGTCCGCACCCACCGCATCCAGAATATCACTATAAAGGCCAGCACCACTCCAGCCGCCACCGACCCGCCGATCTCCCTCGCCAGTCGGGCGGTCAGGTCGCCCTCCCCTCCGCCCTGAAGGCCCAGCAACTGCACCCCGGCGGCCAGTCCCACCGCGAAACACACCACCACCAGGATATCCTTCAGGATCGTGATCCCCAGCACCAGTTCACTCAGTCGTCCCCGCGCGTCGCTCTCCACGATCACCGCCACGGTCGAGGCCGGGCTGGTGGTCAGCGCCGAAACTCCGAACAGCAGCCCGAACACCAGGCAATCGAGCGTGGACAGTCCCGCGGTGAACCAGCGCCCGGCCAGGAACATCACCACGCTCACCCCGATCAGGGTGACCAGAACCTGTGACCCCGTGATCAGGGTGAACGAACTCAGGCGCGAGCGCACCCGGCTCAGGCTCACCTCGCCGCCCGCGGACAGGGCGATCAGGCTGAGGGCGAAGCTGTTGATCGCGCTCAGGTCGGCCACCGCCCGGCGGTCCAGGAACCCAGCCGCGTGCGGCCCGAACAGTATCCCGGCGATCAGGTAGCCGGTGATCCCCGGCAGACCCGCCCGCTGGGCCAGCTTGCCCAGCAGGAACCCGCCCAGCAGAACGAACCCAAGGCTCATGCTCAGCGTGGCCCCGCCGCCCACTGGAAGACGCAGCAGAAGCAGCATCAACAGGATCAGGGCGGCCAGCGAGAACACCCGGCTCATGCATCCTCCCTGTCTGCGCTGTCCATGAAAAGAGCGGCCCGCGCCGCCCGGGCCGAGAAGAACTCGGCGCAGATCACGGCCAGAAGGCCCACTGTCACAATCGTGGACTCGCTTTCCCCCTGGAACAGGAGCTGGCAGTTGGCTAACAGGGCCACACTCATCCCGCCCTGGCCCAGAAGCGCCAGGCCGCCGCGCCAGGCGCCCGGCTCCAGGTCGGCCGAGCGCGCGCGGCTGGCCAGGGCCATCACCGTGGTCTTCACCACGCTGCGCGCCACAAGGTACGCCGCCAGCAGCAGAATCACCGCGGACGCACCCGCTGCCGACCCGATCCGCCAGTCCGCCCCGGTCAGCACCAGCAGAAGGATCAGGATCGGCTTTTCCCGGGTGACCAGGATCCGGAAAACACGCTCCCCGGCTGGCAACAGGTTGGTCAGGGTCGAACCCAGCACCACGGTCACGAACAGGCTCGAAAGCGCCAGGTACGAGGCCACCCCGCCCGCGAACACCGCGAATGCGATAATGAGCAGGGTCAGCTCGCGCTCGTTGTGACGGTGACGGGCGAAAGAGTAGAACAACAGGCCCAGGATCAGCCCCAGAAGCACCGAGGCCGCAACCCATTCCAGCGCGGCCCAGGCCCCTCCACCCGCCGGGTGCCTGTACCCGGCCGCCAGGGCGAACAGCACGAGCGGCAGCAGCGGGTCGAGACTGGTGGTGAAATGCGCCAGGCGGGCCAGACGGTGCCGCACGCGGCCGCCCGCCACCGCGGCCAGGGCCGTGGCCGTGGGGCTGCTCACCGCCCCCAGCGCAGCCAGCACCGCCACCGCGGAAACCGGGTCCTCCAGCGCCTCCGGGAAGAACCGACTGACAACCAGCCAGAGCGCCCCGCCCACCGCCAGCAGGCTTAGCCCGGATTCCAGCAGCAGCACGCGGAAAAACACTGCCGGGAACCGCCGCAGGTGTGTCCAGCGCAACTGCAGCCCGAACAGCAGCCCGATCCAGCCCAGGGCCAGTTCCTTAACCGGCTCCAGGTTGTGCAGCAGCTCCGGTCCGGCCAGGCCGAACCCCTGGCCGCCCAACGCCAGGCCCAGCACCAGGTACAAGGCAGTCGTAAACCTGAAATAGCCCGGGTTCTGCCCAGCCCGCGTGCGCAGCAGCACACGCCCGCCCGCCAGGGCCACCAGGGTCACCAGCAGCACACTCAGGATTGTCAGGCTGGATTCGCTCATTACGTGGTCCGTTTTCGCAGTGTCCGGTTCGACAGAAAGAGCCTTACGGATATTCTATCACAGGGGGAGCGGGAGGTAAACAGCGCAGTAGGAAAAAAAGAGGAACACCGGATGGGTGAAACAAACGAATTACAGCTTCAGTCCGCGCACGATTTCCAGCGGCAGGGCCATCAGGATGCCGGTGCCGGGACGCTCCAGACTGCCGCAGATGTCCTCGATCAACTCGGCCGCCTGCTCGAAAGTCTCACGGTCGGGCAGCACGGACAGGATGGTCTTGTTGTGCGGCCGCCCCCCTGAGAGCATGCCCTGCAGGCCCGCGAAAATCGGGATGTCGTGGCTCAAAACCCGGCCCATACCAGTGCTGTCGAGGATCGTAGCCCCACCGATCCCGATCTCGAGGAAACCGGAAAGAATCTCCTCCAGGAGTTCCTCCCGATTGAGCACGAAAATCATCAGCAGCGGCATACCGGCTCAACCCTTGTGTTTGGCGTCCTCCTCAGACAGGATGCCGAGGATTTCATCCACCGTGGCGGCTTTCTTGATCGATTCGACGAAGTTGGAGTGCTGGATCAGGCGGCTGATCCGGGCGAGGGTTTTCAGATGGCGGTCGCTGGAGGCGGGGGAGCCGACCAGCAGGAAGACGAAATGCACCGGGGCGCGGTCCAGGGAGTCGTAGTCCACCCCCTGCGGCGCCCGGCCAAGCACGATCAATTGCTCCTGGACCTCGGCCGATATCGCGTGCGGCACCGCGATACCCCGACCGATGCCGGTGGTCATGATCTTCTCGCGCTCCATCAGGCTGGCCAGAAGGCGCGAGGTGTCCTTGATCTTGCCGGCCTCGCGCAGACAGTCCACCATCTTGCCGAGGAGCTCCTCCTTACTGCATCCCGTCAGGTCCGGGATCACGGTGTCGGGAGAGACGAAATCCATCAGTTTCATACCGGCTCTTTCCTGCTGTGGTTCAGAGGGCAAGCGGCGTTATTCCCAGATATGCCAGTCTACCGCGAGCTCCTGACGGCGGCGCACCTGCTCGTCGATGGCCTTGCGCACCGTGGACACGTCCGCCGGCAGCTCCACCAGGCCGTTCAGGTAGCGCGCGTTCACCTCGGTCAGGCCGCCGCGCTGGTACTCGGTCTTGAACTCGGTGAATTTCAGCCCGTGCGCGGTCGAGACCACCACCACCCGGTCGGTGGGCTTGATCACGCCCCGGTGCACCAGCTTCAACGTGACTGCCAGGGCCACCCCGGTGTGCGGGCAGTTGAACAGCCCGGTCAGGTCGCCCAGGGCGCAGGCGTTGGCCAGTTCGTTCTCGGTCGCCTGCTCCACGATCCCATCGTACTTTTTCAACGCATCCACCGCCTTGCGGAAACTCACCGGGTTGCCGATCTGGATCGCGCTGGCCAGGGTTTTGCCCGCGGTCACCGGGTGGAACTCGCGGAAACCCGTCTTGTAGCTCTGGTACAGCGGGTTGGCCTTGGCCGCCTGGGCCACCACGATCCGCGGCTTCTTGGTGGTCAGCCCCAGGTCCAGCAGCATGTCGAACCCCTTGCCCAGGGCGCTCACGTTGCCCAGGTTGCCGCCCGGGATCACCACCACGTCCGGTATCTGCCACTCGAACTGCTGGGCGATCTCGATCGAGACCGTCTTCTGGCCCTCGATCCGCAAGCTGTTCATCGAGTTGGCCAGGTAGATACGCTTCTCCCGGGTCACCTCTTTGACTATCGCCATGCAGCCGTCGAAATCCGTGTCCAGGCACAACGTGATCGCCCCGTTCGAGATCGGCTGGATCAGTTGCGCGGTCGAAATCTTGCCTTTGGGCAGGAACACGATCGAGGGGATGCCGGCGCAGGCGCAGTAGGCGGCCAGCGCGGCCGAGGTGTCGCCGGTCGAGGCGCAGGCCACGGCCTGGATATCCGTCCCCTCCGAGATCATCTGCCTGACCATCGAGACCAGCACGGTCATGCCCAGGTCCTTGAAGCTCCCGGTGTGGCTGTTGCCGCACAGCTTGATCCAGAGGTCCTCCACCCCGATCATCCGTCCCAGGCGCTCGGCCCAGAACAGGTTGGTCCCGCCCTCGTACATCGAGACCACGTTGCGGTCCTCCACCGCCGGGCAGACCCATTCCTTCTTGCCCCAGATCGCGCTGCCGTAGGGCCACTCGGCGCTCTTGTAACGCTTGTCGAAAAGATGCTTCCAGCCCTCGGCGTCATGCGCGGCGGCCAGGGCCGACGTGTCGTGGGTCACTTCCAGCAGGTTGCCGCAGCGCTCGCAGGTGTAGATCACTGAATTGATCGGATACTTTTCCCGGCAATCGGGATTGATGCACTGGAACCAGCAGCTATAGCTCATTTTAGGAGACTTCTCCGCAGAGGTCGGCTTTGTCTGTGATTTGGAAAACGAATGTAAAAGCTAAGGGGCGGGGCTGCGGCAGTCAATGATAAAAAGGCTCAGCGCACCAGGATAACCAGGGCCGTGACAAGGCCGGCGAGCAGAAAGACATTGAAATAGAGGAAATACCAATGGCTGTCGGTGAGCGCCGCCTCATCGGAGGGACGGCCCGGGGCGGGTTCGACACGGGAGCGCCGCTGGTCGGCCCGGGCGCTCAACTCACTCTCCAGGGAGCGCTGTATCTCCTGCGCGGTTTCCGGGTCGGATTTCTCGATCATCTGGAGAGCCAGGCGACGGCGGCGCACGATGTTCTCGAGGTGCTTGTTGCGCTGCGATTCCCCGAGTTCCTTGGCCGAGCCGGCGCCATAATTCTTCTGCACCGAGGAGTGGTTGTAGAAGCACTTCATTATTTCCAGACGGTCGAGCAGCATCTGGCGCTTGCGCTGATTCTCGATGCGGCCGCTGATCACCCGCTCGCACACCTCGGTGAACCGGCGGACACGCTTTTCGACCTGGTCGTCGCTCAAGGCGCGCAAACAGGTTTCCTCGATCAGATCGTCGATTGACTCCTGAATCTCATCCATCAAGTCTTTCCCCACAGATCGAACCAGGTTTGCTTCCTGCGCGAGCCTCCGGCTGTTTCCGTTCCATATCGTAAGCTTATTATATTCGACCCGTTCCGGGCTGTCAAGACAGCCGACGCCCCGGCGCGGCAGGAAAATGCCTCCCAGAGAAAATATCGGAAAAACCGGGGCTTCCCTTTAGCGCAACCCCGCATTCCTTTGCCGTTCAACGAACTCGGCCCCCACGCCGCGGGATGCCGTCCGCAGAATCGCTCCACG includes the following:
- a CDS encoding cation:proton antiporter, which gives rise to MSESSLTILSVLLVTLVALAGGRVLLRTRAGQNPGYFRFTTALYLVLGLALGGQGFGLAGPELLHNLEPVKELALGWIGLLFGLQLRWTHLRRFPAVFFRVLLLESGLSLLAVGGALWLVVSRFFPEALEDPVSAVAVLAALGAVSSPTATALAAVAGGRVRHRLARLAHFTTSLDPLLPLVLFALAAGYRHPAGGGAWAALEWVAASVLLGLILGLLFYSFARHRHNERELTLLIIAFAVFAGGVASYLALSSLFVTVVLGSTLTNLLPAGERVFRILVTREKPILILLLVLTGADWRIGSAAGASAVILLLAAYLVARSVVKTTVMALASRARSADLEPGAWRGGLALLGQGGMSVALLANCQLLFQGESESTIVTVGLLAVICAEFFSARAARAALFMDSADREDA
- the thrC gene encoding threonine synthase: MSYSCWFQCINPDCREKYPINSVIYTCERCGNLLEVTHDTSALAAAHDAEGWKHLFDKRYKSAEWPYGSAIWGKKEWVCPAVEDRNVVSMYEGGTNLFWAERLGRMIGVEDLWIKLCGNSHTGSFKDLGMTVLVSMVRQMISEGTDIQAVACASTGDTSAALAAYCACAGIPSIVFLPKGKISTAQLIQPISNGAITLCLDTDFDGCMAIVKEVTREKRIYLANSMNSLRIEGQKTVSIEIAQQFEWQIPDVVVIPGGNLGNVSALGKGFDMLLDLGLTTKKPRIVVAQAAKANPLYQSYKTGFREFHPVTAGKTLASAIQIGNPVSFRKAVDALKKYDGIVEQATENELANACALGDLTGLFNCPHTGVALAVTLKLVHRGVIKPTDRVVVVSTAHGLKFTEFKTEYQRGGLTEVNARYLNGLVELPADVSTVRKAIDEQVRRRQELAVDWHIWE
- a CDS encoding DUF935 domain-containing protein, producing the protein MLTSEKRKRPRGRRGGGRSRMAITVGRELSGWQADPLAAVFGSLAPNPDRTLEEHSGEGLQLYNEMLRKDSQLALCFRLRALNVTAQGWRVAPGGEGRADIELADWVGRVLEGVEGFHLSRGQFFRGVSHGFAPAEIMFEARPKGEVGIAGFRNRDPERFRFDREGRLVLVGLAGADEKAMPRDKFILNTWGADETPYGRGLLAQLYPLWYFKNNAVKELVRFIEKFGAPYLWANYPQGTSGTEQDALLDVLRRMQGNSVGIGPEGTEIKITEVGRAGVIEVFRFIIQEYVDRQYAKAILGQTLSTESESGTFALARFQEKSQQHILEDDSLWQQEQLDRVIRTLVDLNFGPPESGRYPRFRIPYEEEKDLAAYLGAVSTAVNDLGLRVPEAWLRGQIGVPAPLTEEACLAGRGGPEKGPETVPDEAPEEETENKQPQDEGEEDGKAGA
- a CDS encoding cation:proton antiporter yields the protein MSRVFSLAALILLMLLLLRLPVGGGATLSMSLGFVLLGGFLLGKLAQRAGLPGITGYLIAGILFGPHAAGFLDRRAVADLSAINSFALSLIALSAGGEVSLSRVRSRLSSFTLITGSQVLVTLIGVSVVMFLAGRWFTAGLSTLDCLVFGLLFGVSALTTSPASTVAVIVESDARGRLSELVLGITILKDILVVVCFAVGLAAGVQLLGLQGGGEGDLTARLAREIGGSVAAGVVLAFIVIFWMRWVRTELTLFVIAVSFLTAEAAAHLHLHTLLICLSAGLLINNLSDRGREFVEAIERGALPIYVVFFAIAGAKIDLGRLAAGWELAAALVASRTLFVWLGATAGARAAGENQPVRGTVWLGLLSQSGVALSLAVIVAATFPGWGELYRDVLIGSIALFESAGPALFKWSLSRAGETAAARNAARAG
- a CDS encoding PTS sugar transporter subunit IIA, with the protein product MKLMDFVSPDTVIPDLTGCSKEELLGKMVDCLREAGKIKDTSRLLASLMEREKIMTTGIGRGIAVPHAISAEVQEQLIVLGRAPQGVDYDSLDRAPVHFVFLLVGSPASSDRHLKTLARISRLIQHSNFVESIKKAATVDEILGILSEEDAKHKG
- the terL gene encoding phage terminase large subunit, which produces MRQTAGSSRKRRPESIPSEKQSAGSWRDSIERLPEPERRRLQGELDVGLFARLFLPHYCRAPESGFHREMYELLGGAVRGGEGQRIAVAAPRESAKSTLATLFLPLWCICYPETARRHFILIAGDTLAQAQSHVGDIKIELESNPRLAESFPELCGPGPLWTRKEIVTRNGIKVTARGTGGGIRGLRNRQWRPDLLIGDDLENDRNSRTAEQRDRITEWFYKAFSKCASKEAVIVVIGTVLHTDSLLPRLLKNPVFYSRKWQGVIAWSAENGLWEQWERLFTDLSQPPRQRKARADGFFAANRERMLDGTQVIWPAHRSYYDLMQLRVAEGPASFDSEIQNEPVNPRDCLFQPEWFRYFEESELDTAGLTLVAAVDPSLGGAGRYNDPSAIICLGRDKLGAVYVLEAEIEKRSPDSIIEAVLELYSRRAPALIGVESVQFQEFFKDELRRRAKEAGIYPPVRGIKSTKDKLLRIQRLQPLVCNGTLRFQKRQHSLLDQLRLFPKAEHDDGPDALEMALQMLEKVSRPEGFHFESPRTSTQQLRKVFG